One Ricinus communis isolate WT05 ecotype wild-type chromosome 2, ASM1957865v1, whole genome shotgun sequence DNA segment encodes these proteins:
- the LOC8275778 gene encoding 26S proteasome regulatory subunit S10B homolog B yields MSNEGEDGARRRTAVAEYRKKLLQHKELESRVRTVRENLRSAKKDFNKTEDDLKSLQSVGQIIGEVLRSLDNERLIVKASSGPRYVVGCRSKVDKEKLIQGTRVVLDMTTLTIMRALPREVDPVVYNMLHEDPGNVSYSAVGGLSDQIRELRESIELPLMNPELFLRVGIKPPKGVLLYGPPGTGKTLLARAIASNIDANFLKVVSSAIIDKYIGESARLIREMFGYARDHQPCIIFMDEIDAIGGRRFSEGTSADREIQRTLMELLNQLDGFDQLGKVKMIMATNRPDVLDPALLRPGRLDRKIEIPLPNEQSRMEILKIHAAGIAKHGDIDYEAVVKLAEGFNGADLRNVCTEAGMSAIRAERDYVIHEDFMKAVRKLNEAKKLESSAHYNADFGKD; encoded by the exons ATGAGCAACGAGGGAGAAGACGGAGCTCGCCGGCGTACAGCCGTGGCGGAATACCGAAAAAAGTTACTCCAACACAAAGAATTGGAGTCCAGAGTTCGAACTG TGAGGGAGAATTTGAGATCTGCAAAGAAAGATTTCAACAAGACAGAGGATGATTTGAAGTCTCTTCAAAGTGTTGGTCAAATTATAGGAGAAGTTCTCCGTTCTCTTGACAATGAACGCT TGATTGTTAAAGCAAGCAGCGGACCCCGTTATGTGGTTGGGTGCCGCAGCAAAGTGGATAAGGAAAAACTGATTCAAGGGACTAGAGTTGTCCTTGACATGACAACACTCACAATCATGCGAGCTCTTCCACGTGAA GTTGATCCAGTCGTTTATAATATGTTGCATGAAGATCCTGGTAATGTAAGTTACTCAGCTGTGGGTGGTTTATCTGACCAAATCAGAGAATTGAGGGAGTCCATCGAGCTACCTCTCATGAACCCTGAGCTTTTCCTCCGAGTGGGGATTAAACCTCCCAAG GGTGTTCTACTTTATGGACCTCCTGGTACAGGAAAGACATTGTTGGCTAGGGCTATTGCAAGTAACATAGATGCCAACTTCTTAAAG GTTGTTTCAAGTGccattattgataaatacattGGAGAAAGTGCTAGGTTGATACGAGAAATGTTTGGATATGCACGTGATCACCAA CCCTGTATCATTTTCATGGATGAGATTGATGCCATCGGTGGACGCCGTTTTAGTGAGGGTACAAGTGCTGATCGTGAAATTCAAAGAACATTGATGGAGTTACTTAATCAACTTGATGGCTTTGATCAGCTTGGAAAG GTGAAAATGATAATGGCCACAAATCGACCTGACGTTCTTGACCCTGCACTTTTACGTCCTGGGCGATTAGATAGAAAGATAGAGATTCCATTGCCAAATgaacaatcaagaatggaaATCCTTAAGATTCATGCTGCTGGAATTGCCAAGCATGGGGATATTGACTATGAGGCTGTTGTGAAACTTGCAGAG GGTTTTAATGGAGCTGATCTCCGCAACGTTTGCACAGAAGCTGGAATGTCAGCAATCCGTGCCGAACGTGATTATGTCATCCATGAGGATTTTATGAAG GCTGTAAGGAAACTGAACGAGGCAAAGAAACTTGAATCAAGTGCACACTATAATGCTGATTTCGGGAAGGACTAG